In one window of Falco cherrug isolate bFalChe1 chromosome 12, bFalChe1.pri, whole genome shotgun sequence DNA:
- the GPX7 gene encoding glutathione peroxidase 7 has product MLDPEGSVEHKPSSSFPKVFLIPLAMLLAIAALLLLVFSATQQKEPDFYTFKVVNIRGKLVSLEKYRGSVSLVVNVASECGYTDSHYKALQQLQRDLGPYHFNVLAFPCNQFGQQEPDTNKEIESFARKTYGASFPMFSKIAVSGAGAIPAFKYLIDSTGEEPTWNFWKYLVDPNGKVVKAWDSTVSVEEIRPYVTELVRKIILKKKDEL; this is encoded by the exons ATGCTAGATCCTGAGGGCAGTGTGGAGCACaagccttcctcttccttccctaaAGTTTTCCTCATCCCTCTAGCCATGCTCCTTGCAATTGCAGCGCTCCTGCTCTTAGTGTTTTCCGCTACGCAGCAGAAAGAGCCTGATTTTTACACTTTCAAAGTTGTAAACATCAGGGGCAAACTAGTCTCTCTGGAGAAATACAGGGGCTCG gtgTCGCTAGTGGTCAACGTTGCAAGTGAGTGTGGGTATACAGATAGCCACTACAAGGCCTTACAACAGTTACAGAGAGACCTTGGCCCATATCATTTCAATGTGCTGGCATTCCCATGCAATCAGTTTGGGCAGCAAGAACCAGACACTAACAAAGAAATTGAGAGTTTTGCACGAAAGACTTATGGTGCCTCCTTTCCTATGTTCAGCAAAATAGCAGTCAGCGGAGCCGGTGCAATTCCTGCCTTCAAGTACTTAATTG aTTCTACAGGAGAAGAACCAACCTGGAACTTCTGGAAATACCTGGTGGACCCCAATGGGAAAGTCGTAAAGGCCTGGGACTCTACTGTCTCTGTTGAAGAAATAAGACCTTATGTTACAGAACTTGTAAGGAAAATCAtcctgaagaagaaagatgaaTTATGA